The Cryptococcus neoformans var. grubii H99 chromosome 8, complete sequence DNA window TGCATCTACAACAACAACTATATCTCCCGcccttccccctcctgTGCTCCGAGCAACAATTTCCCTCCTCACGTCTGCCTCCGCTCAACTAGCaaccacttcttctctcccagcTGCGTCTTCCCTCCAAtccctcgccctctcctATCTCTCCAACCCCCTTCTTCGGACTCAAGATTCATTCGCATCACCCTCAGCTGCTCTCCACAATACATGGCTCACTCATCGTACTTCGCTTCTCAAACTCCATCTTTCCTCTGTCCTTTACGCTCTCTCCAAATCATCTGCCGAAGCACTCCCACTTGTTGCCGGTGCGCAGGAACAGGTTGAAAGAGTGATCACCGAACTTTTGCCTTTACCGGCTGCCTTCATCCAACGAGGGTCAGCACTCACTGCACCAGCCAAGATCCTTGCCCGTGACGCCTTGTTAACAGGTGCCGAGATCGCGTACACTAAGGGTACCTTCCTCGAGCGTTCTTTGCCTGCGTCTTCATCTCAAACAGGTGGGCTGCTCAAGGTCAAGCGGTCCGAGACACcagaagagaaggcgaTGCGTATCAGTACGCTGGAGTCAGCTTTAGAGTGCTTTGAGAGAGCTACGGCTTTGAGTGCATTGGAAAGTGGAGCGGGGCCAGTAAAGGCcaagggtggagaagaggaggcggTTGGTAGAGGTGAGGAATGGGGCAAATACTGGAGAGGGTTTGTGAGAATAAGGGAAAAGCTGGACGAAGCTCTGGGAATTGAGCAGGTGAAAGAGAGTGAGAAGATTAGTGAGAAGATCTAAATTATGTATATGCACCATTCTATAGCACAATCATCAGTTTGATTTGGGCCGACGTAGAAATAGAAAGGCTGGCGATCGGTCCGATAGTGTATGGGTGATAGTTTCCAACGTTAGCAGATTCAGACAAGTCAGCAACGATGATATCAAAAGCACCACCAACATCGTTCGATCGACTGTCACCAGCGTTCCCTTCCAGACCCATTTGGCATGCTCGTCTATTCTTTTCACGATCCATTCCTCGCTCAACTCATTTGCCTCTTTTCACACCAGTGTCCTGTTCCAATCCAACAGTCGCGATAATTTTCGGTCATGCAGTGAAGTGATACATCTCCCTACACCAACTCCCTTCGTCCGTTCCTACGTCTATGCAGAAGCCTTGGCCTCTCGGATAGCCTTGGCGGAACCCTGGGCAGCGTATCGGGCGTTTCGTCGGAACTAGAAAAAACAAGAAAACGGGTCAGCGGTTCGTTGCGAATAAAAGACGACGGATGGATCGGTTGGTTGGGCTGCTACACGCTTCGACACCTAGCCTTCCTCCGGCATACTGGGACACTTCAAAAGAAGGCAGTCACAGCGTTCTgcgtcttccttctcatccgACCTGCTCTCACTCTCTCATCAACCGCTATCCCCATCCTGACGCATCCATCCCGCTGATCTCTTTCGTCCTTCCGTTTTGCCTGCAGCCCGACACCAACACATCCCTTTGCGTTCCGAAAAACCAACCTTGGGGTCGACACCCTTAAGAGAGTGGTACTTGTTGGTCTTAGGCCTCTGGATCTTGTTCCTGTGAGCTATTCACACCAAAACCGCATCagccttttcctccttcgtTGTATCCTCCATCCCATCAAACGAGTCTCCCAACGCACCCTTCTTGTTCTGGTTGTGGGCGGTGTGGTTCTTTGACTTGGCCATTTTGACTAGTACCCCGGTACAGGATTAGCTGACTGTCTTCTCGACGACGTGGCGGGCAGCAGGTACTCACTGAGTTTTTGCTTCTCTTAAGGGTTGAAGGGAAGGTCTTTCGGTGGGAAGCAGAGATGGCCCAAATCCTGCCGGGGTGCGGACGGGATCAAATTCCTCAACAGGCATTTCGGAGATAAGGTTCTGTATAGTGTGGCGGGAACTTAACTCCGATGTTTACGAGAGCGGCATTGTCCGCTCCAGATGGTCCCGGAAGAACGATCGCCCTTGGCGGAAAAAGggggttgttgttgatgaagataAGATATCCCATCCACGAGCAGACACAGATCAGGACAGCGCAGTATGAGGGTCAGTACTCCCCCTATCCGCACAACAGCAGCTCATAGCAACTACAGATCGCTATCCAGGGCTGTTCCCATGGCAGTCTCGCCCAGATATACGACGTTGTCAACTACTACTCCTCCCAAACAAAGAACCCTATAGACCTCTTGCTCCTCTGTGGCGACTTCCAAGCTCTGCGATCAAAACATGATTATGCCTCTCTTGCCGTACCAGCTAAATTCAAGCAGCTTGGGTCATTCCATCAGTATTACTCTGGTGAACGTGTCGCACCTGTCTTGACAATAGTGATCGGAGGCAACCACGAGGCGAGTAATTATATGTGGGAGTTGTACCACGGTGGATGGCTAGCTCCTAGTATATATTACCTCGGAGCGGCTGGTAGTGTTTATGTGAATGGGGTGAGGATTGTGGGTGCGAGTGGGATTTATAAGGGATTCGACTACCGAAAGGGTGAGTATCATCAATGCCTTGTTACTCCCACTCGCTAAGCCATGCGTAGGTCACTTTGAAAAGGTGCCTTACAATGATAAGGAGCTGAGAAGTGTATACCATATACGCGAGTACGATGTGGAAAAGCTCATGCATGTAAGTCACTTCGTCGCCAGGTATCCCATTGCTAACCCAATCCCAGTTAACACCAAGTCCTAGCACCATCTTCTTATCTCACGACTGGCCCACCACAATAGCGCATCATGGTAACAAGAACGCATTGCTCAAACGCAAGCCCTTCTTTCGAGACGAAGTCAGTCATTTTATTCTGCGTAAATCATCCAGAAAGCTGACCCGCGCGAAGATTGAAAAGAACACACTTGGTTCACCGCCCCTCTTAAGACTAATGAACCATTTCCAACCCTCTTACTGGTTCTCAGCCCATCTACACGTCAAGTTTGCAGCTCTGTACGAGCATCAAGCCCCTAATCATGGTCCGGATGTCGACGGTGGCGCCCCCTTACCATTACTGGCAACGTCGGCCGTAATAGCTCAGGCTGGTGGTAACCCAGATGAGATTCAAatcgatgaagagatggatgcgGGGAACCCCGATGAGATTattgttgaggatgagggtgaagaggtTATCATTAGACCGAGACAGGTCAACCCGGATGAGATTGCGatggatgacgatgagttTGACGACCCTGCGCCCGCGGTCCCTCAGCCATTACCAGCGACGACCAATAGCGCCTTCAATCCAGAAGAAATAATCATATCGGACCAAGAGTTCGATGCACCAACCACAGTCTCTCAACCCCTTCAACCTCTCCCACCTACCAAAACGAACGCCTCCAACCCTGAAGAAATAGCCATCTCGGACGACGAATTCGATGACCCTGCTCCTTTGGCGCAATCCCTCACCACAATTGATGAATCGACCGACCTCATCGCGCAATCACGTTCTAACCCATCCCATCCACCTGTTGCTGGCACCATAGCCCCTCCCACTTCTGACTCTATTGCATCACGTGTAATGCAAGAAGCGCGACAAGAGCAGCAGAAATGGGAACTGCACGGGGGGAAAGGGATGGAGGGTGTGACCAAGTTTTTGGCATTGGACAAGTGTGGGCCTGGTAAAGACCATATGCAGGTATGTCATCAACCGTTTTTCGGTCGATTATATCTTTAAACTAATG harbors:
- a CDS encoding large subunit ribosomal protein L29: MAKSKNHTAHNQNKKAHRNKIQRPKTNKYHSLKGVDPKFRRNARYAAQGSAKAIREAKASA
- a CDS encoding RNA lariat debranching enzyme; its protein translation is MRIAIQGCSHGSLAQIYDVVNYYSSQTKNPIDLLLLCGDFQALRSKHDYASLAVPAKFKQLGSFHQYYSGERVAPVLTIVIGGNHEASNYMWELYHGGWLAPSIYYLGAAGSVYVNGVRIVGASGIYKGFDYRKGHFEKVPYNDKELRSVYHIREYDVEKLMHLTPSPSTIFLSHDWPTTIAHHGNKNALLKRKPFFRDEIEKNTLGSPPLLRLMNHFQPSYWFSAHLHVKFAALYEHQAPNHGPDVDGGAPLPLLATSAVIAQAGGNPDEIQIDEEMDAGNPDEIIVEDEGEEVIIRPRQVNPDEIAMDDDEFDDPAPAVPQPLPATTNSAFNPEEIIISDQEFDAPTTVSQPLQPLPPTKTNASNPEEIAISDDEFDDPAPLAQSLTTIDESTDLIAQSRSNPSHPPVAGTIAPPTSDSIASRVMQEARQEQQKWELHGGKGMEGVTKFLALDKCGPGKDHMQFLEIPDPSPPPIPGPPRLTYDPEWLAISRAFHPYLSTSYQPIPLPSSDILEQMVKDEVARIKEEGLLVPTVPQDGAVEGQEGLVWEKGKVDVGRVQRFWWTAPPEGHPGGNDTAWYTNPQTEAFCGMLGVQNKINPPVNR